In one Paenibacillus sp. JQZ6Y-1 genomic region, the following are encoded:
- a CDS encoding SWIM zinc finger family protein, with protein MEPFESRFQQFLAGCTEDYLIRYANKGLYNRAQKDMDKGITVDYEWTDNERVQATLSDGIVVQLSYQIEQCECSCPAEQLCKHILIAILYHQRHHQIGTGTGTDSDVGMIERDINEESPVYSDNVPASETLAEQHSKHSHSQANSEESALTERFRWLLDTPLSQLLQSFTTAQLEEAEFRLARPQGIELLYDTLLTVRLIDYGVEVSFRNDPHADPAQALCTVKGKDALLYKLEALLRYRQHQGLQDQPMLEQHMYSFASHPQVMKECRELFGEWLQTGLARLPQTMTARLETLAVAAHSEALPNLESMLRGIQGELELFFARHVRFNMSILLNRLTSAYLTLEAWEQEQSPARRAELAGSFRSKYYRIPILELYGIGAEPWETLSGYKGITYYLYSLTDRQIYTYSDTRPVYYEANSFQYQSQYNQSCPWRANLPLRQLSQEQWIFRGIKANRDYRLSASDSSGMEQQPRHAVEEVDFGAYTLSSVEQLHHTLQPSLFGEKKMSLHMLQLSSIQSVQFDRLTQTTIITAQTPAEESVSLIIPDHPEWRTMVQELERSTSFRSLIDCYALVQSDGVNLYPVSFLQQDRLINLKLDGAHS; from the coding sequence ATGGAACCCTTTGAAAGCCGATTCCAGCAGTTCCTTGCTGGCTGTACTGAAGATTATTTGATTCGTTATGCGAATAAAGGATTGTATAATCGTGCACAAAAAGATATGGATAAAGGTATCACAGTGGACTATGAATGGACAGACAATGAGCGAGTACAAGCGACGTTAAGCGATGGCATTGTAGTTCAGCTGTCTTATCAAATAGAGCAATGTGAATGTAGCTGCCCAGCTGAACAGCTATGCAAACATATATTAATTGCTATTCTGTACCATCAACGCCACCATCAGATCGGTACTGGTACTGGTACTGATTCAGATGTGGGGATGATAGAAAGGGATATAAACGAAGAATCTCCCGTGTATTCGGATAACGTCCCTGCGTCTGAAACTTTAGCTGAACAGCATAGTAAACATAGTCATAGCCAAGCGAATTCAGAAGAGTCAGCCCTCACAGAGCGGTTCCGTTGGTTGCTGGATACTCCACTTTCCCAGTTACTACAGTCATTTACAACCGCTCAACTGGAAGAAGCGGAATTTAGACTTGCACGTCCACAAGGTATTGAACTACTCTATGACACTTTGCTAACCGTGAGGCTGATCGATTATGGAGTGGAGGTTTCTTTTCGCAATGACCCTCACGCTGATCCTGCTCAGGCGTTATGTACAGTGAAAGGAAAGGACGCTCTGTTATACAAATTGGAAGCATTGCTTCGGTATCGTCAGCATCAAGGCTTGCAGGATCAGCCTATGTTGGAACAGCACATGTATAGCTTTGCATCACATCCGCAAGTCATGAAGGAATGCCGTGAATTGTTCGGTGAATGGCTACAAACAGGGTTGGCACGACTGCCACAGACGATGACGGCACGACTAGAAACGCTGGCGGTTGCTGCGCATAGTGAAGCATTGCCGAATTTGGAAAGTATGCTGCGTGGAATTCAAGGCGAGTTGGAGTTGTTTTTTGCCCGCCATGTGCGGTTTAATATGAGTATTTTGCTGAATCGGTTAACCTCGGCTTATTTGACATTAGAAGCATGGGAGCAGGAGCAATCTCCGGCGCGACGTGCTGAATTGGCAGGCAGCTTCCGTAGCAAATATTACCGTATACCGATACTGGAATTGTATGGAATCGGAGCGGAGCCGTGGGAGACACTTTCCGGTTATAAAGGCATTACGTATTATTTGTACAGTCTGACTGATCGGCAAATCTACACCTACAGCGATACGCGTCCGGTCTATTATGAAGCCAATTCATTTCAGTACCAGTCGCAGTATAATCAATCCTGTCCGTGGCGAGCCAATTTGCCATTACGACAACTGAGTCAAGAGCAGTGGATCTTTCGCGGGATCAAGGCGAATCGAGATTATCGCCTGTCTGCTAGTGATAGTAGCGGGATGGAACAACAACCTCGACATGCGGTAGAAGAGGTGGATTTTGGCGCTTATACGCTATCCTCAGTAGAACAGCTGCATCATACGCTACAGCCTTCCTTGTTTGGTGAGAAGAAAATGTCGTTGCATATGCTGCAACTTTCATCCATACAGTCTGTGCAGTTTGATCGTCTAACCCAGACTACGATCATTACAGCGCAAACGCCTGCTGAAGAATCGGTGTCCTTGATCATTCCAGATCATCCTGAATGGCGTACCATGGTGCAGGAATTGGAACGCAGCACGTCTTTTCGTAGCCTGATTGATTGTTACGCATTGGTGCAGAGTGATGGGGTGAATTTGTATCCGGTTAGTTTTTTACAACAGGATCGTTTGATTAACTTAAAGCTGGATGGCGCACACTCATGA
- a CDS encoding DUF4132 domain-containing protein — protein sequence MMLNQTSIDPLLEKFARHCSEEYSKTTDRKQEILDYITGATDTMPDMMKHSNQYAYQTFEALNKLSKKERNDAFYRAASLVLHTSNTWDGYYYNNWYVFELCMNSSMTPLTLGSRTQSWEKAEQEGRSALQALVRYAGQDIVEKGIDFLLSNSDLKQPSNALKTKGNQVARIDYAVQLLLLLHLYRAWDEKHVEKITKQLPPLLQYVLWQDSKKLDRELQQMLQTVLPVRLTQYIMASDLDLDADFLQNQREAEWKHRFPSTKPSKQTIKSELVYRELVYVHTAFFYILTLHGGKSNLLKQPDQIAQQLLNTIRSLHEALPLETRQYLTLLSNRKEDVSTLVDGIVSLEQPYGLIELIRNELNNYSTLWNHVRNAITANPQVSEHAMAISRNAATRALIFKVLLDAGHVQSPNAQAQLEQLVLQTLEDRLDSNKSGQTLASYLKGELSLADIHNNQNVRTLWINDHRNSKASQILLVISYLPVHSELFRRFLIAITQPDIPLLNILSTLYRAPFFESSDVLKTYSDDPEVNTDELLTNVLQLQGRPEYYYVSVPISEYTSIVQTYIPQSLQQYSKLPLDGRTLVLETLYEAQEQLDLKQQAEALRLGLGDSSKKINGLARSQFARRVDDELYTAVYSQEKKASVKEWILDSLRHLDNASDLYTELLKKEKSQGFRDLIEVLIHTADQPPEVAHAAIAAKTDAKKLSRIQWLPIDMLPQLQRPDGTPLDDQIKRYLLLQSLDFTTSPNERLHEVKDYASKQSLADFALELVQLWLQQGAPAKEKWTLYLAALFGDRRLINMLGSQIKDWSENSRGAIAAEAVRVLAYLNDTAALMLIEQLSRTIKNRQVKTAAAESLHLAAENMNLTPEQLADRLVTTLGLDSKGELELSYGERAFTVKVNSDLQLSVINQENGKIVKSLPAAAQKADETLVKQSKSTFTQLKKDLKTMVTLQAQRLEESLSKRRLWTTDEWTDLFVQNIIMRQFAVSLIWGVYTNDTLTTTFRYMDDGTFNTVDEDEYELEQGGQIGLVHPLELEPQLLADWKTQLEDYEVVQPFTQLERRTYLPEDEELQRREWTGVPKGEYSPTGFPKALERYGWFKGEAQDGGFYDELYKQYDHLIAELRFSGTSISYYEGMDDISLEELRFYKNDERGQRHHYYSPEKAALLVDVPDRVFSETVYDILRAAGEVD from the coding sequence ATGATGTTAAACCAAACTTCAATTGATCCGTTGTTAGAGAAATTTGCTCGTCATTGCTCGGAGGAATATTCCAAAACGACCGACCGCAAGCAGGAGATTCTGGATTATATTACGGGTGCAACAGATACGATGCCCGATATGATGAAGCATTCCAATCAGTACGCCTATCAGACATTTGAAGCGCTAAACAAGTTATCTAAAAAAGAACGTAATGATGCCTTTTATCGTGCCGCTTCGCTTGTTTTACATACATCCAACACGTGGGATGGATATTATTATAACAATTGGTACGTATTTGAATTGTGTATGAATAGCAGTATGACTCCGCTTACGCTAGGCAGTCGTACGCAATCGTGGGAAAAGGCAGAGCAGGAAGGGCGCTCTGCGCTGCAAGCGCTTGTCCGATATGCAGGTCAAGACATTGTCGAAAAAGGTATCGATTTTTTATTGTCTAATAGCGATCTAAAACAGCCGTCAAACGCACTTAAAACGAAAGGTAATCAAGTTGCCCGTATTGATTATGCGGTGCAATTATTACTATTGCTGCATCTCTATCGTGCATGGGATGAGAAGCATGTAGAGAAAATCACCAAGCAGCTACCGCCGCTATTGCAATATGTACTATGGCAAGACAGCAAAAAGCTGGATCGTGAATTGCAGCAGATGTTACAAACGGTACTGCCTGTGCGGTTGACTCAGTACATTATGGCTTCCGATCTCGATCTCGATGCCGATTTTCTGCAAAACCAGCGCGAAGCAGAATGGAAACATCGTTTTCCTTCAACAAAACCATCCAAACAAACGATCAAAAGTGAACTTGTTTATCGCGAACTGGTGTATGTGCATACTGCGTTCTTTTACATTTTGACGCTGCATGGCGGCAAATCCAATCTATTGAAGCAGCCAGATCAGATTGCACAGCAGCTACTGAATACCATTCGTAGCTTGCATGAAGCTCTACCGCTGGAAACCAGACAATATTTAACCCTGCTGTCCAACCGTAAAGAGGATGTATCGACATTGGTAGACGGCATCGTCTCGTTGGAGCAGCCGTATGGTTTGATTGAATTGATCCGTAATGAGCTTAATAATTACTCTACCTTATGGAATCATGTGCGCAATGCGATCACTGCGAATCCTCAGGTCAGTGAGCATGCGATGGCGATTTCGCGCAATGCAGCTACGCGCGCTTTGATCTTCAAGGTGCTGCTGGATGCGGGTCATGTGCAATCACCCAATGCACAGGCACAGTTGGAGCAGCTTGTGCTGCAAACGCTCGAAGATCGACTGGACAGCAACAAGTCAGGGCAAACGCTGGCAAGCTATTTAAAAGGAGAATTGAGTCTAGCCGATATACACAACAATCAAAATGTACGTACGCTGTGGATCAATGATCACCGCAATTCAAAAGCAAGTCAGATTTTGCTCGTCATTTCCTATCTGCCAGTACACTCGGAGCTATTTCGCCGGTTCCTGATTGCTATTACCCAACCGGATATTCCATTGCTGAATATACTGTCGACCCTGTATCGCGCACCGTTTTTTGAAAGCTCTGACGTGCTGAAGACGTACAGTGACGATCCAGAGGTGAATACGGATGAATTGCTGACAAATGTATTGCAATTACAGGGACGTCCAGAATATTACTATGTATCGGTACCAATCTCGGAATATACATCCATCGTACAGACATACATCCCCCAAAGCTTGCAGCAGTACAGCAAGCTACCGCTTGATGGACGTACGTTGGTATTAGAAACGCTCTATGAGGCACAGGAACAGTTGGACCTCAAGCAGCAAGCGGAAGCGCTGCGTCTTGGTCTGGGTGATTCATCCAAAAAAATCAATGGGCTGGCGCGCTCACAGTTTGCTCGTCGCGTAGATGATGAATTGTACACTGCCGTTTATAGTCAAGAGAAAAAGGCTTCAGTCAAAGAATGGATTTTGGATTCGCTGCGTCATCTAGACAATGCTAGTGATCTCTATACCGAGCTGCTGAAAAAGGAAAAATCGCAAGGTTTCCGCGATTTGATCGAGGTACTTATCCATACAGCGGATCAGCCGCCAGAGGTCGCACATGCTGCCATTGCGGCAAAAACAGATGCGAAAAAACTGAGCCGTATTCAATGGTTACCCATCGACATGTTACCGCAGCTGCAACGACCGGATGGTACGCCGCTGGATGATCAGATTAAGCGTTATTTGCTGCTGCAATCCCTTGATTTTACAACATCGCCGAACGAGCGCCTGCATGAAGTAAAGGACTATGCTTCCAAGCAATCGTTAGCTGATTTTGCCTTGGAACTGGTGCAGCTATGGTTGCAGCAGGGAGCACCTGCTAAAGAGAAGTGGACGCTATATCTGGCAGCTTTATTCGGTGATCGACGTCTGATCAATATGCTCGGGAGTCAGATCAAGGATTGGTCTGAAAATAGCCGTGGGGCGATCGCTGCCGAAGCTGTGCGTGTTCTCGCTTATCTGAATGATACTGCCGCCTTGATGCTAATTGAACAGTTGTCTCGTACGATCAAAAACCGTCAGGTCAAAACTGCTGCTGCCGAATCTTTACATTTGGCTGCGGAAAATATGAATCTAACGCCAGAGCAGTTGGCAGACCGTCTAGTTACTACACTGGGTCTGGACAGCAAGGGCGAATTGGAATTGAGCTATGGCGAGCGTGCATTTACGGTGAAGGTAAATAGCGATCTGCAACTGAGTGTGATCAATCAGGAAAATGGCAAAATCGTCAAAAGTCTGCCTGCCGCTGCTCAGAAGGCTGACGAGACTCTGGTGAAGCAGTCCAAGTCTACCTTTACCCAATTGAAAAAAGACCTCAAAACCATGGTTACCTTGCAGGCACAGCGTCTGGAGGAATCGTTATCCAAACGTCGTCTATGGACAACGGATGAATGGACCGATTTGTTTGTGCAAAACATCATCATGCGTCAGTTTGCGGTTAGTCTCATCTGGGGCGTATATACAAATGATACGCTGACGACAACATTCCGCTATATGGATGACGGTACATTCAACACGGTCGATGAGGATGAATACGAGCTGGAGCAGGGTGGACAGATCGGTCTCGTACATCCGCTGGAATTGGAACCACAACTACTGGCAGATTGGAAGACACAACTGGAAGATTACGAAGTGGTACAGCCATTTACCCAATTGGAGCGTCGCACTTATTTGCCGGAGGATGAGGAGCTACAGCGCCGCGAATGGACGGGTGTACCCAAAGGGGAATATTCGCCGACTGGTTTCCCCAAAGCATTGGAGCGTTATGGATGGTTCAAAGGAGAGGCGCAGGATGGAGGCTTCTACGACGAACTATACAAGCAGTATGATCATCTGATTGCCGAATTGCGATTTAGCGGAACGAGCATTTCGTACTATGAAGGTATGGACGACATTTCACTGGAAGAATTACGCTTTTACAAAAATGACGAGCGGGGTCAACGTCATCACTACTATTCTCCAGAAAAAGCAGCACTGCTAGTAGACGTACCGGATCGTGTATTTAGCGAAACGGTGTATGATATACTGCGTGCAGCAGGCGAAGTGGATTGA
- a CDS encoding WYL domain-containing protein, whose amino-acid sequence MNLFEKIFSYQLSSRLEENDLYTLTSQERSWLRMMLSHPAAEHAFDPETRARLEQCTLDDEPPVLQHALIEKAGTTDGQSYLPWLRILRRIMRSRQGMMLGRCNKHGEPIAPQPGIPWRLEYSMARREWYLYWFNLSRFAPMITRLAHVQSVEQHEISPKTYTTASERMDHFVQIDRHEAVVQVLPIYNEELTRILHAFSCFDKKVEFDEQLHTYWIHVHFTGSESEYVLNRLRFLGKRVKVVEGDHLKRRMRETALRALARYGDVQVEESEQVEDEAFRE is encoded by the coding sequence ATGAATCTGTTTGAGAAAATATTCAGCTACCAGCTCTCATCACGACTGGAAGAAAATGATCTATATACTCTTACTTCGCAGGAGCGTTCATGGCTGCGTATGATGCTGTCTCATCCAGCAGCGGAACATGCTTTTGATCCAGAAACGCGCGCTCGTTTGGAGCAATGTACATTGGACGATGAGCCGCCTGTATTGCAGCATGCTTTAATTGAAAAAGCAGGCACGACTGACGGTCAAAGTTACCTTCCTTGGCTACGTATATTGCGCCGTATCATGCGTAGTCGTCAAGGCATGATGCTAGGTCGATGCAACAAACATGGCGAACCGATTGCACCACAGCCGGGCATTCCGTGGCGATTGGAGTATTCGATGGCACGCCGCGAATGGTACTTATACTGGTTCAATCTAAGCCGCTTCGCTCCGATGATTACGCGGCTAGCGCATGTACAATCGGTAGAGCAGCATGAGATTTCACCCAAAACGTACACAACGGCAAGCGAACGAATGGATCATTTTGTACAGATCGATCGTCATGAAGCGGTCGTACAGGTATTGCCTATTTACAACGAGGAATTGACACGGATTTTGCACGCCTTTTCCTGTTTTGATAAAAAAGTAGAGTTTGATGAGCAGCTGCATACATACTGGATTCATGTTCATTTTACTGGGAGCGAAAGTGAATATGTGCTAAATCGTCTGCGCTTTCTCGGCAAACGAGTCAAAGTGGTAGAAGGTGATCATCTAAAACGCCGTATGCGCGAGACGGCTCTGCGGGCATTGGCTCGTTATGGCGATGTGCAGGTGGAAGAATCTGAGCAGGTAGAGGATGAAGCATTTCGCGAGTAA
- a CDS encoding TROVE domain-containing protein, with the protein MSRAKKMLDLKPSKPIINREAYLAYNRSVEEEYVQLLLTNTFANTFYADSRELINEAHGIHELMLELNPEFMARALVYARDKGFMRLQPLYGLALLSAAQPTLFAQAFPHVVKIPSDLADFMTILRGQGRGQGGRAVKRQVAAFLSGMSEYWALKYNGRGRGFSLGDAVATTHPKPRNAQQQALYRYVRGHETDLTALPQLEALEKLKLAKNDQERIHWIQQGKLPYETVTSVLQPSAAVWEELMKQMPAFALLRHLNTLDRQGVFGGQVKDGKMQLNKYGKRVWKKGIHVEKVKKKNLNYVIERLTDTEALSKSRILPFRFVKAFHEVENEALRQPLEQAVELTFANLPDLPGRTAIFLDISGSMTGEYLQTGSVFALALYKKTNGNSLFWLFDTFVQDAKPSREESIMTQAARIHTRGGTNTGAPVRKLINDDEVVDQIIMITDEQQNHGSAFYKELQTYRHQINRNAKAFIIDIAPYRNAMVPPEDMRTFYIYGWSDLVLSFISRTVKGYSGMVQHIEQLQLDAADHA; encoded by the coding sequence ATGAGCCGTGCCAAAAAAATGCTGGATCTCAAACCATCCAAGCCAATCATCAATCGCGAAGCTTATCTTGCTTACAATCGTAGTGTAGAGGAAGAATATGTGCAGCTGCTGTTGACGAACACATTTGCTAATACGTTTTATGCGGACAGCCGAGAGCTGATCAACGAAGCGCATGGTATTCATGAATTAATGCTGGAGCTAAACCCTGAATTTATGGCGCGTGCGTTAGTGTATGCACGTGACAAAGGTTTTATGCGTCTGCAACCTCTGTACGGACTGGCGCTATTATCTGCTGCTCAACCTACCTTATTTGCTCAAGCATTTCCGCATGTCGTAAAAATACCGTCCGATTTGGCAGACTTTATGACCATCTTACGCGGTCAAGGTCGTGGTCAGGGCGGTCGTGCGGTCAAACGACAGGTTGCCGCTTTTTTATCCGGTATGAGTGAGTACTGGGCGCTCAAATACAATGGACGTGGACGTGGTTTTTCGCTAGGTGATGCTGTGGCAACGACTCATCCGAAGCCGCGCAATGCCCAGCAGCAAGCGTTATACCGATATGTACGCGGGCATGAAACCGATTTGACAGCTTTACCGCAATTGGAAGCCTTAGAAAAGCTCAAGCTAGCAAAGAATGATCAGGAACGTATTCATTGGATTCAACAAGGGAAATTGCCTTATGAGACAGTGACCAGCGTGCTACAGCCGAGTGCTGCGGTGTGGGAAGAGTTGATGAAGCAGATGCCTGCCTTTGCGCTGCTGCGTCATCTGAATACACTGGATCGTCAAGGTGTATTCGGCGGTCAGGTGAAGGACGGCAAAATGCAGTTGAACAAATATGGGAAGCGCGTATGGAAGAAAGGAATCCATGTCGAGAAAGTGAAAAAGAAAAATCTGAACTATGTCATCGAGCGACTAACCGATACCGAAGCGTTGAGCAAATCGCGCATTCTGCCATTTCGCTTTGTGAAGGCTTTTCATGAGGTGGAAAATGAAGCTTTGCGTCAGCCGTTAGAACAGGCGGTAGAGCTAACGTTTGCCAATCTGCCCGATCTGCCAGGACGAACTGCGATTTTTCTGGATATTTCCGGTTCGATGACAGGGGAATATTTGCAGACGGGTTCTGTCTTTGCATTGGCTTTATACAAAAAGACAAACGGCAATTCGTTGTTCTGGTTATTCGATACGTTTGTACAAGACGCCAAACCTTCGCGCGAGGAGTCGATCATGACGCAGGCGGCGCGTATTCATACACGCGGCGGTACGAATACGGGTGCACCAGTACGCAAGCTGATTAACGATGACGAGGTAGTAGATCAGATCATTATGATTACCGACGAGCAGCAAAATCATGGTAGTGCATTTTACAAAGAGCTACAAACATATCGTCATCAGATCAACCGCAATGCCAAAGCATTTATTATTGATATTGCGCCGTACCGTAACGCAATGGTGCCGCCAGAGGATATGCGAACCTTTTACATTTACGGTTGGAGCGATCTAGTATTATCCTTTATTTCGCGGACAGTCAAGGGCTACTCCGGTATGGTGCAGCATATTGAACAGTTGCAACTGGATGCGGCAGATCATGCTTAA
- a CDS encoding helix-turn-helix transcriptional regulator → MARESFDKEIQFLRLLALTGGAFDRQQFAGRLGISVHTFDKTIRRLKEVNGENDLTDLFSYRYADSAEPVLMFLFRAKSMKESESRRLPILLSSLKQQDKTAAELLDACDEQLAEYDFAPPDEKTIRSDLRYLEDIGVIRRQPGGRPYRYRLNHELTDCLSQEELIELYEFVDVMANTRIPSVQGYLLRDNLKKALKATIPTEQWDESLLEPFGYRYHYDARILDEAHLYTLLRMIREQRYVSFQYYSPSRKRSYAAQHTNPLFAPDQQPFRQHMLPLQVVYDHQYGRWYVIGTLEGGRIAKFRMDGMVDLNGEQTADTELFEQRLQHIRQKMQYSWLVDTGQPLTVKVRFFKPVFPANDFIRERVMMQGQWGRITEEYEHSFIFEIVVNGWVEIRPWLRSFGSSCEVLEPAGLRQSLIEEWKELLDYYESV, encoded by the coding sequence ATGGCAAGAGAGAGCTTTGATAAAGAAATTCAGTTTTTACGTTTGTTGGCGCTGACGGGTGGAGCGTTTGATCGTCAGCAGTTTGCAGGACGTCTAGGTATTTCTGTACATACATTTGATAAAACAATTCGGCGTTTAAAAGAAGTGAATGGTGAGAATGATCTGACTGATCTGTTCAGCTACCGATATGCTGATTCGGCGGAGCCAGTGTTAATGTTTTTATTTCGCGCCAAATCTATGAAGGAATCGGAAAGCCGCCGCTTGCCAATTTTGTTATCCTCGCTCAAGCAACAGGATAAAACAGCCGCCGAGCTGCTGGACGCGTGTGACGAGCAATTAGCAGAATATGATTTTGCCCCACCGGATGAGAAAACGATTCGTTCCGATCTGCGCTATCTAGAGGATATTGGCGTCATTCGTCGACAGCCGGGAGGGCGACCGTATCGGTATCGCCTGAATCATGAGCTGACTGATTGTTTATCGCAAGAGGAATTGATCGAGCTGTATGAATTTGTAGATGTGATGGCAAATACACGCATTCCGTCGGTACAAGGCTATTTGCTGCGCGATAATCTTAAAAAAGCACTCAAAGCAACGATTCCCACAGAGCAATGGGACGAATCGCTATTAGAGCCATTCGGTTATCGGTATCATTATGACGCGCGCATCTTGGATGAAGCTCATCTGTACACGCTACTACGTATGATTCGCGAACAGCGATATGTTTCGTTTCAATACTATTCGCCCAGTCGAAAACGATCCTATGCGGCACAGCATACGAACCCATTGTTTGCCCCAGATCAGCAGCCGTTTCGTCAGCACATGCTGCCGCTTCAGGTTGTTTACGATCATCAATACGGACGCTGGTATGTCATTGGCACACTGGAAGGCGGACGTATCGCCAAATTCCGCATGGATGGCATGGTCGATCTGAATGGCGAGCAAACAGCGGATACGGAACTGTTTGAACAACGACTACAGCACATACGTCAGAAAATGCAGTACAGCTGGCTCGTCGATACCGGACAACCGCTTACGGTAAAAGTACGCTTTTTCAAACCTGTATTCCCTGCTAATGATTTTATTCGTGAACGGGTGATGATGCAGGGACAATGGGGTCGTATTACAGAGGAATATGAGCATAGCTTTATATTTGAGATTGTAGTGAATGGCTGGGTCGAGATTCGTCCATGGCTCCGTAGCTTCGGCTCAAGCTGTGAGGTACTTGAACCCGCAGGATTACGCCAATCATTGATTGAGGAATGGAAGGAGTTGCTGGATTACTATGAATCTGTTTGA
- a CDS encoding cellulase family glycosylhydrolase encodes MTKRRSKSLLSFTMAAALLVSLLPSFSYAASSEEQAPVQPKAATVSMQSYVDAMQPGWNLGNSLDSVGADETAWGNPKVTQALIKQIAAQGYKSIRIPVTWDSHIGAAPNYTIDPTYLNRVEEVVNWALNENLYVMINVHHDSWVWISKMESQHDTVLARYNAAWKQIADRFKNTSSKLSFESVNEPRFTDGGTTDETKQQQLLDELNVSFHKIVRASGAQNATRPLVLSTLEASPTQTRMTALYNTISKLGDSNIIATVHYYGFWPFSVNIAGYTKFNNEVQQDITTTFDNVYNTFTAKGIPVILGEYGLLGFDKSTGVIEQGEKLKFFEYIGYYTKQKKIATMLWDNGQHFSRTAFTWSDPELFNMIKTSWSTRSATADSDLIHVKKGSTIQDRSINLNLNGNSFSSLSAGSTVLQKGTDYDISGNVLTIKAAQLTKLVSSGKLGTTATLTAKFNKGVDWKFKVVLYSTPTLSNAQGTTSSFSIPTQFNGDQLATMEATYASGGNAGPQNWTSYKEFETTFSPNYSGNTIKLQPAFFNETQDGVVNLKFYFWSGETVTYKITKNGSTVTGTTS; translated from the coding sequence ATGACAAAACGCAGGTCCAAATCGCTTCTCTCCTTCACGATGGCTGCTGCCCTATTGGTATCGCTACTGCCTTCTTTTTCTTATGCTGCTAGCAGTGAAGAACAGGCTCCGGTTCAACCGAAAGCCGCCACTGTCAGTATGCAATCATATGTCGATGCGATGCAGCCCGGCTGGAATCTGGGGAACTCTCTTGATTCGGTCGGTGCAGATGAAACTGCTTGGGGCAATCCAAAGGTAACGCAAGCACTGATCAAGCAGATTGCCGCTCAAGGCTACAAAAGTATCCGTATTCCGGTCACCTGGGATTCCCATATCGGTGCCGCCCCCAACTATACTATCGATCCGACGTATCTGAATCGTGTCGAGGAAGTAGTGAATTGGGCGCTGAATGAGAATCTGTACGTGATGATCAACGTGCATCATGATTCTTGGGTTTGGATTAGCAAAATGGAATCTCAGCACGATACCGTACTAGCACGCTATAATGCAGCATGGAAACAAATCGCGGATCGCTTCAAAAACACATCCTCCAAGCTGTCATTTGAAAGCGTAAACGAGCCGCGCTTCACCGATGGCGGTACAACCGATGAAACCAAGCAGCAGCAATTGCTGGACGAGCTGAATGTTTCGTTTCACAAGATTGTCCGTGCTTCCGGCGCGCAAAATGCTACCCGTCCACTCGTTCTATCCACATTGGAGGCTTCCCCAACCCAGACACGGATGACGGCGCTGTACAATACCATCTCCAAGCTGGGTGACAGTAATATTATCGCTACCGTTCACTATTACGGCTTCTGGCCATTCAGTGTGAATATTGCTGGTTATACCAAATTCAACAATGAAGTGCAGCAGGATATTACGACTACATTTGATAATGTATACAACACGTTTACCGCCAAAGGCATTCCAGTCATTCTCGGTGAATATGGTTTGCTGGGCTTTGACAAAAGCACCGGCGTGATCGAGCAAGGCGAAAAGCTGAAGTTCTTCGAGTATATCGGTTATTACACCAAGCAAAAAAAGATCGCTACCATGCTATGGGATAACGGTCAGCATTTCAGCCGTACCGCCTTCACATGGTCCGATCCTGAACTATTCAATATGATCAAAACAAGCTGGTCTACTCGTTCTGCTACGGCAGATAGCGATCTGATTCATGTCAAAAAAGGCTCTACTATTCAGGATCGTAGCATCAACCTGAATCTGAACGGCAACTCCTTCTCTTCCCTAAGCGCAGGCAGTACGGTTCTGCAAAAAGGCACAGATTATGATATTAGTGGTAATGTGCTGACGATCAAAGCAGCACAACTGACCAAACTGGTATCCTCCGGCAAACTGGGAACAACCGCTACACTGACTGCCAAATTTAACAAAGGCGTCGATTGGAAATTTAAAGTGGTGCTGTACAGCACACCAACATTGAGCAATGCACAGGGAACGACTAGCTCGTTCAGTATCCCAACTCAATTTAACGGCGATCAGTTGGCAACAATGGAAGCCACCTACGCGTCTGGCGGCAATGCCGGTCCACAAAACTGGACTTCGTACAAAGAATTCGAGACAACATTTAGCCCGAATTACAGTGGCAACACAATCAAGCTACAACCAGCATTTTTCAATGAAACGCAGGATGGTGTCGTCAATCTGAAATTCTACTTCTGGAGCGGCGAAACCGTCACGTACAAAATCACCAAAAACGGCAGTACGGTAACAGGTACGACTTCTTGA